The following proteins are encoded in a genomic region of Gossypium hirsutum isolate 1008001.06 chromosome D05, Gossypium_hirsutum_v2.1, whole genome shotgun sequence:
- the LOC107914052 gene encoding agamous-like MADS-box protein AGL11: MGRGKIEIKRIENTTNRQVTFCKRRNGLLKKAYELSVLCDAEVALIVFSSRGRLYEYSNNNIRSTIDRYKKACSDTSNTNTVTEINAQYYQQESAKLRQQIQMLQNSNRHLMGDSLSSLTVKELKQVENRLERGITRIRSKKHEMLLAEIEFLQKREIELENESVCLRTKIAEIERLQQANMVTGPELNAIQALASRNFFSPNVIEHPSAYSHPSDKKILHLG; the protein is encoded by the exons ATGGGAAGAGGAAAAATAGAGATAAAGAGGATCGAAAACACAACAAATCGTCAGGTTACCTTTTGCAAACGCAGGAATGGCCTGCTGAAGAAAGCTTACGAACTGTCAGTCCTGTGTGATGCTGAAGTTGCTCTCATTGTCTTCTCCAGTCGAGGCCGTCTGTATGAGTACTCCAACAacaa CATAAGATCAACAATAGACAGGTACAAGAAGGCTTGCTCAGATACTTCTAACACAAACACTGTTACTGAAATCAATGCTCAG TATTATCAACAAGAATCAGCCAAGTTGAGACAGCAGATTCAAATGTTACAGAATTCTAACAG GCACCTAATGGGAGATTCCTTGAGTTCCTTAACTGTGAAAGAGTTAAAGCAGGTAGAAAACAGGCTTGAAAGAGGAATTACTAGGATCAGGTCCAAGAAG CACGAAATGCTGCTAGCTGAAATAGAGTTTTTGCAGAAAAGG GAAATCGAATTGGAAAATGAAAGTGTTTGTCTCCGAACCAAG ATTGCAGAAATAGAGAGGCTTCAGCAGGCAAACATGGTGACTGGACCTGAGCTTAATGCTATTCAAGCTTTAGCCTCTCGCAATTTCTTTAGCCCCAATGTCATTGAGCATCCATCTGCTTACTCCCATCCCTCTGACAAGAAGATTCTCCATCTTgg GTAG
- the LOC107914052 gene encoding agamous-like MADS-box protein AGL11 isoform X2 has product MGRGKIEIKRIENTTNRQVTFCKRRNGLLKKAYELSVLCDAEVALIVFSSRGRLYEYSNNNIRSTIDRYKKACSDTSNTNTVTEINAQYYQQESAKLRQQIQMLQNSNRHLMGDSLSSLTVKELKQVENRLERGITRIRSKKVTLFYFHYFFSLIHLYFIFLLYVLICFCLVQQHEMLLAEIEFLQKREIELENESVCLRTKIAEIERLQQANMVTGPELNAIQALASRNFFSPNVIEHPSAYSHPSDKKILHLG; this is encoded by the exons ATGGGAAGAGGAAAAATAGAGATAAAGAGGATCGAAAACACAACAAATCGTCAGGTTACCTTTTGCAAACGCAGGAATGGCCTGCTGAAGAAAGCTTACGAACTGTCAGTCCTGTGTGATGCTGAAGTTGCTCTCATTGTCTTCTCCAGTCGAGGCCGTCTGTATGAGTACTCCAACAacaa CATAAGATCAACAATAGACAGGTACAAGAAGGCTTGCTCAGATACTTCTAACACAAACACTGTTACTGAAATCAATGCTCAG TATTATCAACAAGAATCAGCCAAGTTGAGACAGCAGATTCAAATGTTACAGAATTCTAACAG GCACCTAATGGGAGATTCCTTGAGTTCCTTAACTGTGAAAGAGTTAAAGCAGGTAGAAAACAGGCTTGAAAGAGGAATTACTAGGATCAGGTCCAAGAAGGTAACTTTATTTTACTTTCattattttttctctttaattcatttatatttcatttttctcctatatgttttaatttgtttCTGTTTGGTGCAACAGCACGAAATGCTGCTAGCTGAAATAGAGTTTTTGCAGAAAAGG GAAATCGAATTGGAAAATGAAAGTGTTTGTCTCCGAACCAAG ATTGCAGAAATAGAGAGGCTTCAGCAGGCAAACATGGTGACTGGACCTGAGCTTAATGCTATTCAAGCTTTAGCCTCTCGCAATTTCTTTAGCCCCAATGTCATTGAGCATCCATCTGCTTACTCCCATCCCTCTGACAAGAAGATTCTCCATCTTgg GTAG
- the LOC107914051 gene encoding E3 ubiquitin-protein ligase RNF170: protein MEGPPPNDCCSICHGYFNVPCQANCSHWFCGNCIMLVWQHGSPFQTCKCPLCRRQITLLVPGEASLRERHNPAVAEILEKVEKYNRYFGGQSNGLIQRLQDLPFLLRRLLREITDPQRTLPLVIRARIYLAMFLSAIYVFSPIDIIPEAILGVVGLLDDLLIALVGFLHVATIYRSVLYSRHGGS from the exons ATGGAGGGGCCTCCGCCCAACGACTGCTGCTCTATTTGCCATGGATACTTTAACGTTCCTTGCCAAGCCAATTGTTCTCATTGGTTCTGCG GTAACTGTATTATGCTTGTTTGGCAACATGGATCCCCATTTCAAACTTGTAAATGCCCTCTGTGTCGGCGTCAGATTACTTTGTTAGTTCCTGGTGAGGCCTCATTAAGGGAGCGTCATAATCCAGCAGTTGCTGAGATTCTGGAAAAGGTTGAAAAATACAACCGTTACTTTGGTGGTCAATCCAATGGTCTCATTCAG AGACTGCAAGACCTTCCTTTTCTGCTTCGCAGATTGTTACGAGAAATAACAGATCCTCAAAGAACTCTTCCTCTTGTTATCAGAGCTCGTATATATCTTGCA ATGTTCTTAAGTGCCATCTACGTATTCAGCCCCATAGACATTATTCCTGAAG CTATCTTGGGGGTAGTCGGCCTTTTGGATGATCTTCTTATAGCACTTGTCGGTTTTCTCCATGTCGCCACCATCTATCGGTCTGTTCTATACTCTCGTCATGGAGGTTCTTGA